From the genome of Fusibacter sp. A1:
ACCTGAATGAAACCGTATGGTCTTGGGACCATATTCTTAAACCGACATCGGTTCATATGGATGATTCTGAAAACCATAGACTTAAGTTTATCGAACCAAAATTTGATTTCTTTAAAAAGCACGAATGCCAATTTGGCGACAGTCAAGCATAAGGCGAAAGAATCGTGTATACTATTAATTGGTCGCTATTGATAGTACACCTTTAAATTTTAGGAGATAAACAATGAAGCTGATTAGATTTGTCAGGGGTAGAAACACAGAGAAAAGACAAATTCCAATAATTAAAAGAATAGTATACCTACCGCTTTTGGCGGTAATCATAGGCATCGCAGGGATTTCTTTTGTCGGATCGCGTACGATAGAAGATCAATTGCTCCACCAGATGAAAGAAAATGCGCTGGCTACGGCTGTTCAGATGGGTGAGCGTATAGGGCTTCAAAAAGACGCCCTGGATGTCATAGAGGAACAGTTCGCCGATAAAATCCTTATTGCCAGTCGTGTTCTAAAAGACCACAAGCACGAATTTGACCAGGTGACGATAAAGCGTATCGCCGAGCAGCTCAATATTGGCGAGACGAACTGGTTTAACTCAGGTGGAACGATTCTCTACTCGAGTATCGACCAATACGTCGGATGGACGGCACCTGCGGATCATCCTGTGAGCCAGTTTATCAAAAGTGGAAGCGACACGTGGCTTGAACCGATCAGAAAAGATTCTGAGTCGGATTCATACAACAAATATGGTTATGTTCGATTTGATAACGGTGAGTTCGTACAAATCGCCATACCTGCTGATCGGGTGATGGAGCTCACTGAGCAGTTTTCTTATCAAAAGCTGCTGGATGACATTGTAAATGATAATGAAATCTTGTCTGCAAGCATCTTTGCAAAGGATGGCATGATCATGGCTTCTACCGATTCGGTCGAGGATGCGGGTCATCCAAGCGAAATGATACTTCACATTCAAACAGGCGGTATTGAAAAAATTGAAAGCCATATCAAATTTGATGCGGAGTTGAATCAGAATATTTTGCATGTGTATGTTCCGGTGATTTTAAGTTCATCGGAATCGGGAATGCTAGCACTTTGCTATTCGATGGATCATGTTGAAAGAGCCGCCTATGTAAGCCAAGTGCAGATATTTACGATTGGAATATTGCTTGTTTTCATCGTCGCAGGTATTTTGTATCTGGCGCAAAAAAGACTGATCGTCGCTCCAATCAAGGCGCTTGATGATGACATGCAGGTGATCTGTCCGGAATCGGCGGTTGTCTATAGGCTTCCCATTCCATCGAAAGATCCTTTCCTGTCCATTAGAAAGACCACAAATACGGTACTTGATAAAACGCAGCAGTACCTTGAAGAGCTGATCTGTTTTCAAGAAGAGCTTACAGCGTCCAATGAAGAACTTGAAGATACGGTGAGTCAGCTGACTGCGAATGAAGAAGAATTAAGAGCGCAATATGATGAAATACAAGAATATGTACACAAAATAAAAGAATTGAAGCACCGCTATGAGATAGCCATCGATGCGACAAAATGTTTCTTATGGGAGTATTCTCTCGATACGAAGAGAATCTCCTTTTCAGATAACTTTGAAAGCATCATCGGACCCAAGGTAGATGACTATGCCCTAGAAGATATTTTTCAAAAGGCCGTTCATCCGGATGACGTATCAGGCTGCAGAAATGAAATAAGTGCATTCACTCAACGTGTGAATCAGGACAACCAACTTTCGGATGAAGGTATCCATCTGGAGCTGAGATTGAAAAATGAGTCTGGTGATTGGAACTGGTATATCATGCGTGGCAGAGGTGTTGACGATTACAGTGGTGTGAATCGTCTTTTAACAGGCGTTCTGGTCGATATCACCAAACAAAAGGAACAGGAATCCTTCATCAGGTATCTTGCCGACCATGATGCGCTAACAGGTCTCTATAGCAGACGAAAGTTCACAGAGGAACTGCAACTTAGACTCGACAGAAACGAAATAGGCGCTGTCATTCTAATGGACGTCGACAATTTTAAAGTGATCAATGATACATCGGGTCACGTGTATGGCGATTTCGTCCTGCAGATGGTAGCGGATACGCTCAAAGAGATTATTTCTAAAAAAAGCATGATCTATCGATTGGGTGGAGACGAGTTTCTGATCATAGTCGAAGGAGATATCCATTCAAAGGATATGGAGAACCGGTTTGCAGAGTGTATCAGCGGATTTAAAGCAAAGATGGAAGCGTCCTGCTCGAATCATCATGTCACGCTGAGCACAGGGATTGTCAGCTATCCAGACGACGGTAATACCGTTGAAGAGCTGCTGATCAAGTCCGATATTGCCATGTATAGCGCGAAACGGTCAGGTAAGAACCAATACCAGTTCTATAACGACAGCATGCAGGATCAATTGTCCAGAAAAGTGGAGATTGAACAACTACTTCGCAATGCCTTATCGCAAGACGGGTTTGAACTGCACTATCAGCCAATCGTACACACGCAGACGCAGGAACTCGCATATTTTGAGGCGCTTATCCGCTTGAAGGACAGGTCGGTGACTCCAGATGTCTTCATCGATGTGGCCGAAGAGTCTACACTGATAGAAGCCATTGGAAAATGGGTGATCATAGAAGCCTTTTCTCAACTGAACAAGTGGCGTTTGTCAGGCTTTGAAACAAAAAAAGTCTCGATCAACTTGTCGCCAAGACAGATCAGAGTCGCAAGTTTTGTCGAATTTGTGAAAGAACAGCTTAAGGTATACGAGCTTGAAGGGACACAAATTGAGTTTGAAATCACAGAAAATGTACTTGTTGAGAATTTGGACAGCGTGATAGAGATCCTTCATTCCTTGAATGAACTGGGTATTTCAATCGCACTGGATGATTTTGGTACAGGATACTCATCGATAAGCTACCTGACCTATATGCCAGTGAGCAAGATCAAGCTTGACAAGAGCCTAAAGGACAAGTTCATCCATCTGGAAAGCATCAAAGTCATGGATAGTATCATCAACCTCGCCCACGGCCTGAAACTGTCTGTAGTGACAGAGGGGGTTGAGACGCTTGAAGAGTACAGAAGACTCAAGCGGGGTGGAAGCGACTACATTCAAGGTTACCTGTTCAGCCAGTCGTTAACTGCTGCAGAAGCAGAGGGGTGGCTTGAAAACAACTTGAAAAAACCGGTGATTTCCGTTCAGCAAATCACGTGAACATCGAATACGCAAAACGAGCCTCTCCCTTTACTTGGAGAGGCTCGTTTTTTAATGTGTGATACTCAACGGTTTAAAGACGATATCCACTTCTACCCCTTGTTTTTCTTTGCTCTGAAGTGCGATTTGTCCGTTTAAGACTTGCGAAACCATGTTATGCACGATATGCAGCCCGAGTCCTGTGCAGCCTTTGCTGCGATTTGTCGTATAGAAGGGATTGAAAACCTTTTCGATAACCGATTCTTTGATGCCCTGGCCGTCATCGACATAATGAAGCTGTATGGCGCCATCGGTCTGATCGTATCGAATGGTGATGGTACCTCGCTGATTGTTCTCGTAGCCGTGCAGGATACTGTTCATGACAAGATTGCTTAGGATATAGGAAATAGCACCGGGATAAGAGACGATTTCGAGTGTCGGATCGCATTCGAGATTCACCTCGAGATTCGCGGTTCTTATTTTAGGCTGCAGTGTGACGAGTACGTCTGTTGTATAGGCATAAAGATTGAAGGTGCCGATCTCCAGGTTGTCTTGATTGGAAGCGACGGTTTTAAAACTTGTGACGATATCAGCTGTCCGTGACAGGTTGTTTTCAAGCATCATTAGCGAGTCATTTGTAGAGCTCAGATAATCCAACAAGTGCTTCTTGGTCATTTTGTTGCTATCCATGTGTTCCTTAAGTGTCTGGTGCTGCTCGATCAGGAAGGAGCTTAATGTGATGCTTACACCCAGAGGGGTGTTCAGTTCGTGAGCGACTCCAGAAACCAGTTCACCCAGTGAGGCGAGTTTTTCCGATTGTATCAGCTGTTCCTGTGCCTGGTTCAATGACACGAGAGATTCCTCCAGTTCCTTTGTACGCAGGGTTACCTGATGATTCAAGCGTGCATGCGACTTAAGCAGGGAAGATAGATAGACAAAGACTAAGATTGCGATGAAAAGCCCTAAAATAGGAAGGTACAGGTACTGGTTGGTCGGTGAACGCCATCCGCCGATCGGTTCGACTTCTAATATCCAGTAGTTGTCTTCAAGCGGCACAGGCAGCGAAATCGGATCGACAAGTCTTGACACTCCGGGTGAGAACAGGCGGACCTTTGTCTGCTTCAGTTCTGAAAGTGTGTAAAGATTCAGGTTGTAATTCTTTGTCGACTGCAACAGTCCTGAATTACCTAAAAGGCGATCGTAGTCGAGTATCACGTTCAAAAGACCGATAAAATTTTTTGGCAGCCCGTTTTCGTAGGACATGATCGGTACCCTGCTAATGATTTTTTGAGAACCGGTGGCCATGTCTGTGGAGACTGTGATGACGGTTCGTCTTGTATTTTTTGTCTTGACCACAGATAAGAACTCCGTTTGGCTAAGCAATAGATCTTGACCGATAAGGGAATCATTTAGTTTTGGAGGGTAGACATAGGATACGGTTGTGCCTTCTGTGAGCTGGACTTCCTTGATCAGATCGTTCTGCTGGGAAAATAGCTTCTCGCTGAACTTATTCAGTTCGTCAACGGTGCTATCAGGATGTAGTTGGTAATAGACGAGTAATCCGCGTGCCTTATCCATGGTCTGATTGATCTGGTAAATGAAATTCGAGATCGTTGTCGACATTTCGTCACGCACCCTTTGCTTTTCGCTGGCGATATCGTACTGGTAGGAGAACCATGACGCATAAGAGAAGATGCCTATAATCAGTAAAGAAGAGAGTATCGGAACCGCTTTCTTCAGTATCGGATGAGCCAGGGATTGTCTAATTTTGTTTAGGGGTAGATTTAGCATTTATAGCGCTCCGTTTCAGATGAGTTGATCGATGTTTAAAGCATACCCATATTGGGCATAGTCATAACAGACGAACATAAATTTAGGAGGGTTTCAAAATGATTTTAAGAAAAATCAGGCATATTCGTAGCCTATGC
Proteins encoded in this window:
- a CDS encoding EAL domain-containing protein, producing MKLIRFVRGRNTEKRQIPIIKRIVYLPLLAVIIGIAGISFVGSRTIEDQLLHQMKENALATAVQMGERIGLQKDALDVIEEQFADKILIASRVLKDHKHEFDQVTIKRIAEQLNIGETNWFNSGGTILYSSIDQYVGWTAPADHPVSQFIKSGSDTWLEPIRKDSESDSYNKYGYVRFDNGEFVQIAIPADRVMELTEQFSYQKLLDDIVNDNEILSASIFAKDGMIMASTDSVEDAGHPSEMILHIQTGGIEKIESHIKFDAELNQNILHVYVPVILSSSESGMLALCYSMDHVERAAYVSQVQIFTIGILLVFIVAGILYLAQKRLIVAPIKALDDDMQVICPESAVVYRLPIPSKDPFLSIRKTTNTVLDKTQQYLEELICFQEELTASNEELEDTVSQLTANEEELRAQYDEIQEYVHKIKELKHRYEIAIDATKCFLWEYSLDTKRISFSDNFESIIGPKVDDYALEDIFQKAVHPDDVSGCRNEISAFTQRVNQDNQLSDEGIHLELRLKNESGDWNWYIMRGRGVDDYSGVNRLLTGVLVDITKQKEQESFIRYLADHDALTGLYSRRKFTEELQLRLDRNEIGAVILMDVDNFKVINDTSGHVYGDFVLQMVADTLKEIISKKSMIYRLGGDEFLIIVEGDIHSKDMENRFAECISGFKAKMEASCSNHHVTLSTGIVSYPDDGNTVEELLIKSDIAMYSAKRSGKNQYQFYNDSMQDQLSRKVEIEQLLRNALSQDGFELHYQPIVHTQTQELAYFEALIRLKDRSVTPDVFIDVAEESTLIEAIGKWVIIEAFSQLNKWRLSGFETKKVSINLSPRQIRVASFVEFVKEQLKVYELEGTQIEFEITENVLVENLDSVIEILHSLNELGISIALDDFGTGYSSISYLTYMPVSKIKLDKSLKDKFIHLESIKVMDSIINLAHGLKLSVVTEGVETLEEYRRLKRGGSDYIQGYLFSQSLTAAEAEGWLENNLKKPVISVQQIT
- a CDS encoding ATP-binding protein, producing the protein MLNLPLNKIRQSLAHPILKKAVPILSSLLIIGIFSYASWFSYQYDIASEKQRVRDEMSTTISNFIYQINQTMDKARGLLVYYQLHPDSTVDELNKFSEKLFSQQNDLIKEVQLTEGTTVSYVYPPKLNDSLIGQDLLLSQTEFLSVVKTKNTRRTVITVSTDMATGSQKIISRVPIMSYENGLPKNFIGLLNVILDYDRLLGNSGLLQSTKNYNLNLYTLSELKQTKVRLFSPGVSRLVDPISLPVPLEDNYWILEVEPIGGWRSPTNQYLYLPILGLFIAILVFVYLSSLLKSHARLNHQVTLRTKELEESLVSLNQAQEQLIQSEKLASLGELVSGVAHELNTPLGVSITLSSFLIEQHQTLKEHMDSNKMTKKHLLDYLSSTNDSLMMLENNLSRTADIVTSFKTVASNQDNLEIGTFNLYAYTTDVLVTLQPKIRTANLEVNLECDPTLEIVSYPGAISYILSNLVMNSILHGYENNQRGTITIRYDQTDGAIQLHYVDDGQGIKESVIEKVFNPFYTTNRSKGCTGLGLHIVHNMVSQVLNGQIALQSKEKQGVEVDIVFKPLSITH